A stretch of the Theileria equi strain WA chromosome 1, complete sequence genome encodes the following:
- a CDS encoding vesicle transport protein, putative (encoded by transcript BEWA_019960A) has protein sequence MGDMVVICRSSDGLPLVEVWDEGYANASLNEKISKNDLQTIKMNARIICRKLPVNESKCSILEANMSYHYIIEDGICYMSITQSSFPKKQVFVFLAELCQAFTTEIKKQPGVSSQSISAYIANVEKPYYFMAFDRTIYKLRSTLSDPKSNKSLNMINSSLTEVTNIMKKNIDEILNRGENLEDIGRMADGLRTQTQKFKLSSRKLNRDYLLRKYSSISVGIFFIFVLLYVYFKRGALTK, from the exons atgggTGACATGGTTGTAATTTGTAGGTCATCTGATGGATTACCATTAGTAGAGGTATGGGATGAAGGATACGCGAATGCATCCCTAAATGAAAAGATATCCAAAAATGATTTACAAACTATAAAGATGAATGCTCGTATAATATGTCGTAAATTACCAGTCAACGAGTCGAAATGTTCAATATTAGAGGCAAATATGTCATATCATTATATCATAGAAGATGGTATTTGCTACATGAGTATAACTCAATCGAGCTTCCCAAAGAAGCAGgtttttgtttttttgGCAGAATTATGCCAGGCCTTTACAACAGAAATTAAAAAACAACCGGGTGTAAGCTCTCAAAGCATCTCAGCATATATCGCTAATGTCGAGAAACCTTACTATTTCATGGCTTTTG ATCGGACGATATACAAATTAAGGAGTACTCTCAGCGATCCAAAGTCGAACAAGTCTCTCAATATGATAAATAGCAGTTTGACAGAAGTTACAAACAtcatgaagaagaatataGACGAGATTTTAAATCGGGGAGAGAATCTGGAAG ACATTGGACGCATGGCGGATGGGTTAAGAACTCAGACCCAAAAGTTCAAGCTTTCGTCAAGAAAGTTGAATAGGGATTACCTGTTACGAAAGTACTCTTCAATATCGGTTGGAATCTTTTTCATTTTTGTACTCCTTTATGTCTACTTCAAGCGTGGAGCACTAACCAAATAA
- a CDS encoding hypothetical protein (encoded by transcript BEWA_019970A): MTLVKEKDSNRKKKTISWDETCIREQDKERGTRMKITEVSTPFNYASWDLGSEDEDSGNPNLKIDHEHMTEEVTSRLKKIQEEHERKRMFQEYRKKHYDEFKIAKALKEDGTLTEGDDIL; this comes from the exons ATGACGCTTGTTAAGGAGAAAGATTCTAATCGCAA GAAAAAGACCATATCCTGGGATGAAACTTGTATACGAGAGCAGGATAAAGAGCGTGGTACTAGAATGAAAATCACGGAGGTGTCTACACCCTTTAATTACGCTTCGTGG GACTTGGGATCGGAGGACGAGGATTCTGGTAACCCGAATCTCAAGATCGATCAC GAACATATGACAGAAGAGGTGACTAGTAGGTTGAAAAAGATTCAGGAAGAGCACGAACGCAAGAGAATGTTCCAggaatatcgcaaaaagcattatgatgaatttaaaataGCAAAGGCTCTAAA GGAGGATGGAACGCTTACGGAGGGAGATGACATTCTATAA